A single genomic interval of Dromiciops gliroides isolate mDroGli1 chromosome 1, mDroGli1.pri, whole genome shotgun sequence harbors:
- the LOC122735796 gene encoding 40S ribosomal protein S13-like, giving the protein MGHMHAPGKGLSQSALPYRRNVPMLLKLTSDVKEQIYKLAKKGLTPSQISMILRDSHGVAQVRFVTGNKILRILKSKGLAPDLPEDLYHLIKKAVAVRKHLERNRKDKDSKFCLILNENQIHRLARYYKTKRVLPPNWKYESSTASALVA; this is encoded by the coding sequence ATGGGTCACATGCATGCTCCCGGGAAGGGCCTCTCCCAGTCGGCTTTGCCGTACCGCCGCAATGTGCCCATGTTGCTGAAGCTCACCTCAGACGTGAAGGAACAGATCTACAAGCTGGCCAAGAAGGGCCTGACTCCCTCCCAGATCAGTATGATCCTGAGGGATTCTCATGGTGTGGCACAAGTGCGCTTTGTAACTGGCAACAAAATTTTGAGAATTCTCAAGTCCAAGGGACTTGCCCCTGATCTTCCTGAAGATCTTTATCACTTGATCAAGAAAGCTGTTGCTGTTCGCAAGCACcttgagagaaacagaaaggataaGGATTCTAAATTTTGTCTGATTCTCAACGAGAACCAAATTCACAGGCTGGCTCGTTACTACAAAACCAAGAGAGTTCTCCCACCCAATTGGAAATATGAATCATCCACAGCCTCTGCTCTAGTTGCATAA